The Deltaproteobacteria bacterium genome window below encodes:
- a CDS encoding purine-binding chemotaxis protein CheW, with product MARESEDLWQSLARSGESLASEEDYEHGYSREVRQDLRRCIAFRCGDELYGLSISELAEITKPFVTTPVPRTAEFVIGVGNIRGNVLPVIDLARRLRLPARAATASTRVLIVRHGDELHGIVVDEVRDVVSIPPEAFEPPPGALPGTRAGFIAALARHGGEILILLDLAVLLAPGDFVRFEAGTRRP from the coding sequence ATGGCGCGTGAGAGCGAGGATCTGTGGCAGTCGCTGGCGCGCAGCGGCGAGTCGCTCGCGTCCGAGGAGGACTACGAGCACGGCTACTCCCGCGAGGTCCGGCAGGACCTGCGCCGCTGCATCGCGTTCCGCTGCGGTGACGAGCTGTACGGGCTGTCGATCAGCGAGCTGGCCGAGATCACCAAGCCGTTCGTGACGACCCCGGTGCCGCGCACCGCCGAGTTCGTGATCGGGGTCGGCAACATCCGCGGCAACGTGTTGCCGGTCATCGACCTCGCCCGGCGCCTGCGGCTGCCCGCGCGCGCCGCCACGGCGTCGACCCGCGTGCTGATCGTGCGCCACGGCGACGAGCTGCACGGTATCGTGGTCGATGAAGTCCGCGACGTGGTGTCGATTCCCCCCGAAGCCTTCGAGCCGCCACCGGGCGCGCTGCCGGGCACGCGCGCCGGGTTCATCGCCGCGCTGGCGCGACACGGCGGCGAGATCCTCATCCTGCTCGACCTCGCGGTGTTGCTGGCGCCCGGCGACTTCGTGCGCTTCGAGGCCGGCACGAGGCGCCCATGA
- a CDS encoding chemotaxis protein CheA — translation MSTTRSNTEFVPEAQEVVEEFSRRLLELEAAQRAGDEDPEALNAAFRAIHSLKGLAGLFAAGPIATLSHSLENALDGLRLGRVPLTPATLDVLFEAVETFASLLAAFEHGEPGLEIEPLLGRIAALLGHAEPERAATELPGIDESILGVLTEYEEHRLRENVRLGRSLFRVHASFDLLAIDVGIEGLKARLKEFGEVITYLPSADASGEDRIDLDILLGSNAELAQVNEALAGDGVSVHPLVRESAESGHRPAPAPAGGMVVEEVTVEHADELDHAGPEVSLRSLSRTVRVDLARLDHLMNLIGELSIVHATLGGSAEALRRRGNATDIARSLSGELRTMSRQIALLQQAILDVRMVPLGQVFDKLARVVRKLGRDAGKDIRLNITGEETELDKLIVEELSDPLMHMIRNCIDHGIETRSERLAAGKPPVGRIDLRAFQRGSRVVIEVEDDGRGMDLRQIRESALRRGLLAEDALRDMTPQQVIELVFMPGFTTRREAGALSGRGVGMDVVKTNISRLSGLIDVTTGVGRGTTFSITLPVTLAIIQALVVQTAGQTFCIPLNSVIESLMVSPSEIRTVEGAEVITLHGKTLPLAHLARMFGLAPTARATLPRNYVIVVGLAQHRIGLVVDDLLGQHDVVIKSLGAALRQVPGIAGATELGGGRTVLLIDVAALVEEAVGRDASIVAEASHGA, via the coding sequence ATGAGCACCACGCGATCCAACACCGAGTTCGTGCCCGAGGCCCAGGAGGTCGTCGAGGAGTTCTCGCGACGCCTGCTCGAGCTCGAGGCAGCCCAGCGCGCGGGCGACGAGGACCCCGAGGCGCTCAACGCCGCGTTCCGGGCCATCCACAGCCTCAAGGGCCTGGCCGGCCTGTTCGCGGCCGGGCCGATCGCGACGCTCAGCCACAGCCTGGAGAACGCGCTCGACGGGCTCCGCCTGGGGCGCGTGCCGCTGACGCCCGCGACGCTCGACGTGTTGTTCGAGGCGGTCGAGACCTTCGCGAGCCTGCTGGCCGCGTTCGAGCACGGCGAACCCGGCCTCGAGATCGAGCCGTTGCTCGGGCGCATCGCGGCGCTGCTCGGCCACGCCGAGCCCGAGCGCGCCGCCACCGAGCTGCCCGGCATCGACGAGTCGATCCTCGGCGTGCTCACCGAGTACGAGGAGCACCGCCTGCGCGAGAACGTGCGGCTCGGTCGCAGCCTGTTCCGCGTGCACGCGTCGTTCGACCTGCTGGCGATCGATGTCGGCATCGAGGGCCTGAAGGCACGGCTCAAGGAATTCGGCGAGGTCATCACCTACCTGCCGAGCGCCGACGCCAGCGGCGAGGACCGCATCGACCTCGACATCCTGCTCGGCAGCAATGCCGAGCTGGCCCAGGTCAACGAGGCGCTCGCCGGCGACGGGGTCTCGGTGCACCCGCTGGTCCGCGAGAGCGCCGAGTCCGGCCATCGCCCCGCGCCCGCGCCGGCCGGCGGCATGGTCGTGGAGGAGGTCACCGTCGAGCACGCCGACGAGCTCGACCACGCCGGGCCCGAGGTCTCGCTGCGCAGCCTCAGCCGCACCGTGCGGGTCGACCTCGCGCGGCTCGATCACCTGATGAACCTCATCGGTGAGCTCAGCATCGTGCACGCGACCCTCGGCGGCAGCGCCGAGGCGCTGCGTCGCCGCGGCAACGCCACCGACATCGCGCGCTCGCTGTCGGGCGAGCTGCGCACCATGTCGCGACAGATCGCGCTGCTGCAGCAGGCCATCCTCGACGTGCGCATGGTGCCGCTGGGCCAGGTGTTCGACAAGCTGGCCCGTGTGGTCCGCAAGCTCGGCCGCGACGCTGGCAAGGACATCCGGCTCAACATCACCGGCGAGGAGACCGAGCTCGACAAGCTCATCGTCGAGGAACTCAGCGATCCGCTGATGCACATGATCCGCAACTGCATCGACCACGGCATCGAGACCCGCAGCGAGCGGCTCGCGGCCGGCAAGCCGCCGGTCGGTCGCATCGACCTGCGTGCGTTCCAGCGCGGCTCGCGGGTCGTCATCGAGGTCGAGGACGACGGTCGCGGCATGGACCTGCGACAGATCCGCGAGAGCGCGCTGCGGCGGGGCCTGCTGGCCGAGGACGCGCTGCGCGACATGACGCCGCAGCAGGTCATCGAGCTGGTGTTCATGCCCGGCTTCACCACCCGTCGCGAGGCCGGCGCGCTGTCGGGCCGCGGCGTCGGCATGGACGTGGTCAAGACGAACATCTCGCGGCTGTCGGGCCTCATCGACGTGACCACCGGGGTCGGACGGGGCACCACGTTCTCGATCACGCTGCCGGTGACGCTGGCGATCATCCAGGCGCTGGTGGTGCAGACCGCCGGCCAGACCTTCTGCATCCCGCTCAACTCCGTGATCGAGTCGTTGATGGTGTCGCCCTCGGAGATCCGCACGGTCGAGGGTGCCGAGGTCATCACGCTGCACGGCAAGACCCTGCCGCTGGCCCACCTCGCGCGCATGTTCGGCCTGGCGCCCACGGCCCGCGCGACGCTGCCGCGCAACTACGTCATCGTGGTCGGGCTCGCGCAGCACCGCATCGGCCTGGTGGTCGACGACCTGCTGGGGCAGCACGACGTCGTCATCAAGTCGCTGGGCGCCGCGTTGCGGCAGGTGCCCGGCATCGCCGGCGCGACCGAACTCGGCGGTGGACGGACGGTGCTGCTCATCGACGTGGCGGCGCTGGTCGAAGAGGCGGTCGGTCGCGACGCCTCGATCGTGGCGGAGGCCAGTCATGGCGCGTGA
- a CDS encoding response regulator codes for MSARVLLVEDSRAMRAYVSAILEAHAFEVEEAENGFEALRRLPREQFDVVVADVNMPDVNGIELTRFVRRGPHHANVAVLVISTDAASHDVERAMAAGANGFLAKPFTEQQLLDAIASARSHIEAGA; via the coding sequence ATGTCTGCACGCGTGCTGCTGGTCGAGGACTCCCGAGCGATGCGCGCCTACGTCAGCGCGATCCTCGAGGCCCACGCGTTCGAGGTCGAGGAGGCCGAGAACGGCTTCGAGGCGCTGCGTCGACTGCCGCGCGAGCAGTTCGACGTGGTCGTGGCCGACGTCAACATGCCGGACGTCAACGGCATCGAGCTCACGCGCTTCGTGCGACGCGGGCCGCACCACGCCAACGTCGCGGTGCTCGTGATCAGCACCGATGCCGCCAGCCACGACGTCGAGCGGGCGATGGCCGCCGGCGCCAACGGCTTCCTCGCCAAGCCCTTCACCGAACAACAGCTGCTGGACGCGATCGCCAGCGCGCGCAGCCACATCGAGGCCGGCGCGTGA
- the nusB gene encoding transcription antitermination factor NusB — MSATPERDARRLGRELALSVLCHLESYPASEHAAAIPLVLDAPPSGDGDDEDAFAQLARSTDVRARAEELVALWSTRRDEIDALIESTSRSWRLSRMDRVDRNIVRLAATELLARADVPRAAVLSEAVRLASRYGSERSAAFVNGLVEDLAKRVRPEPGAGA; from the coding sequence ATGAGCGCCACCCCCGAGCGCGACGCCAGGCGACTGGGGCGGGAGCTGGCGCTCTCGGTGCTCTGCCACCTCGAGTCGTACCCCGCGTCCGAGCACGCCGCCGCGATCCCGCTGGTGCTCGATGCACCGCCATCGGGCGACGGTGACGACGAGGATGCGTTCGCGCAGCTGGCCCGCAGCACCGACGTGCGCGCGCGCGCCGAGGAGCTGGTCGCGCTGTGGTCGACGCGGCGCGACGAGATCGACGCGCTCATCGAGTCGACCTCGCGCAGCTGGCGACTGTCGCGGATGGACCGCGTCGATCGCAACATCGTGCGGCTGGCCGCGACCGAGCTGCTCGCGCGCGCAGACGTGCCGCGGGCCGCGGTGCTGTCCGAGGCGGTGCGCCTCGCCAGTCGCTACGGCAGCGAGCGCAGCGCGGCCTTCGTCAACGGCCTGGTCGAGGACCTCGCCAAGCGCGTGCGACCGGAGCCGGGGGCAGGGGCTTGA
- a CDS encoding 6,7-dimethyl-8-ribityllumazine synthase — MRVIEGELDAKGLRFGVVVSRFNGFITEPLMVAAVDTLLRHGAASDDIVVVRVPGAWEIPQAAARLCERPDIDAVIALGCLMRGDTIHFDLIAGEVTKGLGALSRGRVPVAFGVLTTDGLEQSIHRAGAKHGNKGGEAAMAAIEQARVCAALRRGGEGAAATTTGGARPRGKRR; from the coding sequence GTGCGTGTGATCGAGGGCGAGCTCGATGCGAAGGGGCTGCGCTTCGGCGTGGTCGTGAGCCGGTTCAACGGCTTCATCACCGAGCCGCTGATGGTCGCCGCCGTCGACACGCTGCTGCGCCACGGCGCCGCGAGCGACGACATCGTGGTGGTTCGCGTGCCGGGTGCGTGGGAGATCCCGCAGGCCGCCGCGCGGCTGTGCGAGCGGCCCGACATCGACGCCGTCATCGCCCTGGGGTGCCTGATGCGCGGCGACACGATCCACTTCGATCTGATTGCCGGCGAGGTCACCAAGGGCCTGGGCGCGCTGTCGCGCGGCCGGGTGCCGGTGGCGTTCGGGGTCCTCACCACCGACGGCCTCGAGCAGTCGATCCATCGCGCGGGTGCCAAGCACGGCAACAAGGGCGGCGAGGCGGCCATGGCCGCCATCGAACAGGCTCGGGTCTGCGCCGCGCTGCGGCGCGGTGGCGAGGGTGCGGCCGCGACGACGACCGGCGGCGCGCGGCCCCGCGGAAAACGCCGATGA